A genomic window from Cryobacterium sp. SO2 includes:
- a CDS encoding flagellar biosynthetic protein FliR, with amino-acid sequence MNITIDFTWLEAVMLAGVRMVAFLVVAPPFSFNAFPLRIKGMLSIGLALAVAPRVVPGYASPDTGGFILALILEIVVGGVLGFLVLVVFAAIQSAGNLIDLFGGFQLAQGFDPQSMVNGAQFTRLYQMTALALLFASGGYQLILGGLARSFAALPVGGGIDLAVPMESITAAVGQMLLASVQIAGPLIVVLFLADAGLGLLTRVAPALNAFALGFPLKILITLTLGAAGFMALPGIVASLTDDAVAGMWGVR; translated from the coding sequence GTGAACATCACCATCGACTTCACCTGGCTGGAGGCCGTGATGCTGGCCGGTGTGCGCATGGTGGCGTTCCTGGTCGTCGCGCCGCCGTTCTCCTTCAACGCGTTCCCCCTGCGTATCAAGGGCATGCTGTCGATCGGGCTGGCCCTGGCCGTTGCGCCTCGCGTGGTGCCCGGCTACGCCTCGCCCGACACCGGCGGCTTCATCCTCGCCCTCATCCTGGAGATCGTGGTGGGCGGGGTCCTCGGCTTCCTGGTGCTCGTGGTGTTCGCCGCCATCCAATCGGCCGGCAACCTCATCGACCTGTTCGGCGGCTTCCAGCTCGCGCAGGGCTTCGACCCGCAGTCGATGGTCAACGGCGCCCAGTTCACCCGGCTCTACCAGATGACCGCGCTGGCACTCCTGTTCGCCTCCGGCGGCTACCAGCTGATCCTCGGCGGACTCGCCCGCTCGTTCGCCGCGCTGCCGGTGGGCGGCGGCATCGACCTCGCCGTGCCGATGGAGTCGATCACAGCGGCCGTCGGCCAGATGCTGCTCGCCTCCGTGCAGATCGCCGGCCCGCTCATCGTCGTCCTCTTCCTCGCCGATGCCGGCCTGGGCCTGCTCACCAGGGTGGCCCCGGCCCTCAACGCCTTCGCGCTCGGCTTCCCGCTGAAGATCCTGATCACCCTCACCCTCGGCGCCGCCGGGTTCATGGCCCTGCCCGGCATCGTCGCGTCGCTCACCGACGACGCCGTCGCCGGCATGTGGGGGGTGCGCTAA
- a CDS encoding EscU/YscU/HrcU family type III secretion system export apparatus switch protein, whose amino-acid sequence MSDSGERTEQATDKRMREVRSKGQLARSQDLTAWVGIGAAAVMMPMTIEAGAAAGRAQLFDIRAVAANPDPERALQLLGEGLGTMGGILTPMLTVVCVAVLVAAVAQGGIHVKKFAGKYDQFNPVTGLARTFGTQALWQGVKALAKTIVVGVVLTMVIQGLTPVLMTAGGLPVTVLIGAARDGTAALVQSAVIAGLVLAAADVMVVMRRNRKRTRMTKKEVTDEHKSSEGDPLIRSQRRARQLAMSRNRMIAAVATADVVLVNPTHFAVALRYEPGKSAPRVVAKGAGVIAARIREQAETDTVPIVRDIPLTRALHSACELGQEIPVELYNAVARVLAFVLALKARGSRAGVHTMTPPAPAPSPSTQSQPMRTQSTRLSEAT is encoded by the coding sequence ATGTCAGACTCCGGCGAACGTACCGAACAGGCCACAGACAAGCGGATGCGCGAGGTGCGGTCAAAGGGTCAGCTCGCCCGTTCCCAGGACCTCACCGCATGGGTCGGCATCGGCGCTGCCGCCGTGATGATGCCCATGACCATCGAGGCCGGAGCGGCCGCCGGCCGGGCCCAGCTCTTCGACATCCGCGCGGTGGCCGCGAACCCCGACCCCGAGCGGGCCCTGCAGCTGCTGGGCGAGGGACTGGGCACCATGGGCGGCATCCTCACGCCGATGCTCACGGTGGTCTGCGTCGCGGTTCTCGTCGCCGCCGTCGCCCAGGGCGGCATCCACGTGAAGAAGTTCGCCGGCAAGTACGACCAGTTCAACCCGGTCACGGGCCTCGCGCGCACCTTCGGCACCCAGGCGCTCTGGCAGGGGGTGAAGGCGCTGGCCAAGACCATCGTCGTCGGGGTTGTGCTCACCATGGTCATCCAGGGCCTCACCCCGGTGCTGATGACGGCGGGCGGGCTGCCCGTCACCGTGCTGATCGGCGCCGCCCGCGACGGCACCGCCGCTCTCGTGCAGTCCGCGGTGATCGCCGGTCTCGTGCTGGCGGCGGCCGACGTCATGGTCGTGATGCGGCGCAACCGCAAGCGCACCAGGATGACCAAGAAGGAGGTCACCGACGAGCACAAGAGCTCGGAGGGTGACCCGCTGATCCGTTCGCAGCGCCGGGCCAGGCAACTGGCGATGAGCCGCAACCGGATGATCGCGGCCGTCGCCACCGCCGATGTGGTCCTGGTCAACCCCACCCACTTCGCCGTCGCCCTGCGCTACGAACCGGGCAAGTCTGCGCCCAGGGTCGTGGCCAAGGGAGCCGGGGTGATCGCCGCCCGCATCCGCGAGCAGGCCGAGACCGACACCGTGCCCATCGTCAGGGACATCCCGCTCACCCGGGCGCTGCACAGCGCCTGTGAGCTCGGCCAGGAGATCCCGGTCGAGCTTTACAACGCCGTCGCCCGGGTGCTCGCATTCGTGCTCGCCCTCAAGGCACGCGGCTCCAGGGCCGGCGTGCACACCATGACCCCGCCCGCGCCCGCGCCATCCCCGTCCACGCAGTCCCAGCCCATGCGGACCCAGTCCACTCGCCTGTCGGAGGCCACCTAA
- a CDS encoding flagellar biosynthesis protein FlhA — MLLVVPIPAGLLDVLIIVNILLALVTLLTTMFVKKPLDFSVFPSLLLVATLFRLGLNVASTRLVLGEGYAGQVIASFGHVAVGGSIIIGAVIFLILVVIQFVVVTKGAERVAEVGARFTLDAMPGKQMAIDADLNAGLITDVQAKDRRAEVSAEADFYGAMDGASKFVKGDAIAGIIIIIINLIGGIAIGMLQRGMEVGDALNTYALLTIGDGLVTQIPALLMAVSTGMIVTRSNAESDIGATASAQLTQSRNALMIAGAAAVAMSLIPGMPVIPFVVVGGALLLIAQRIKGAEAKAQAGRAASAAMEGLAPRSDTAEELIEQMRVHALEIQLAPDLVDLVSGASDDLLARVRALRRKIALDLGIVVPPVRTRDNVDLPPSTYSIRIAGVEAGRGVAPAGKVLALGDALDALPGTATVEPVFGLAGKWVPSEMRPRAEMAGATVIDRVSVLVTHLSSVISGNAARLLTREDVRVLTDGVRQVSPSAVDDLIPGLLSLAEVQRVLQGLLGEQIPINDLPRIYEALSVRAKVSTDAEGLIEAARQALGPALTALYLDGAVLRVIMIEPGLEQRMLEGMRPAEQGSQILLDPVTIDAILGSLRGAIATVEAAGLTAVLVCAPTLRPAIRRLVSAQSGGVPVLSYDEVTSARVAIETVGVVRGSETISA, encoded by the coding sequence ATGCTGTTGGTCGTGCCGATCCCGGCCGGGCTGCTCGATGTCCTCATCATCGTCAATATCCTGCTCGCCCTGGTGACGCTGCTCACGACAATGTTCGTGAAGAAGCCGCTGGACTTCTCGGTGTTCCCCTCGCTGCTGCTGGTCGCCACGCTGTTCCGGCTCGGCCTCAACGTGGCCTCCACCCGGCTCGTGCTCGGCGAGGGCTACGCCGGCCAGGTGATCGCCTCCTTCGGGCACGTCGCCGTCGGCGGCTCGATCATCATCGGCGCGGTGATCTTCCTGATCCTCGTGGTCATCCAGTTCGTCGTCGTCACCAAGGGCGCCGAGCGCGTCGCCGAGGTCGGAGCCCGGTTCACCCTCGACGCCATGCCGGGCAAGCAGATGGCCATCGACGCCGACCTCAACGCCGGCCTGATCACCGACGTGCAGGCCAAGGACCGTCGCGCAGAGGTCTCCGCCGAGGCCGACTTCTACGGTGCCATGGACGGAGCATCCAAATTCGTCAAGGGCGACGCCATCGCCGGAATCATCATCATCATCATCAACCTCATCGGCGGCATCGCGATCGGCATGCTGCAGCGTGGCATGGAGGTCGGCGACGCCCTCAACACCTACGCGCTGCTCACCATCGGCGACGGCCTGGTCACCCAGATCCCCGCCCTGCTGATGGCCGTCTCCACCGGCATGATCGTCACCAGGTCCAACGCCGAGTCCGACATCGGCGCCACGGCCTCCGCCCAGCTCACCCAGTCCCGGAACGCCCTGATGATCGCCGGCGCGGCCGCCGTCGCCATGTCGCTCATCCCCGGCATGCCGGTGATCCCGTTCGTGGTCGTCGGCGGCGCGCTCCTGCTCATCGCCCAGCGCATCAAGGGCGCGGAGGCCAAGGCGCAGGCCGGCCGGGCCGCATCGGCCGCCATGGAAGGCCTGGCACCCCGCTCGGACACCGCAGAGGAACTCATCGAACAGATGCGGGTGCACGCCCTCGAGATCCAGCTGGCGCCCGACCTGGTCGACCTCGTGTCCGGCGCGTCGGACGACCTGCTCGCCCGGGTGCGCGCCCTCCGCCGCAAGATCGCCCTCGACCTGGGCATCGTCGTGCCGCCGGTGCGCACCCGTGACAACGTCGACCTGCCGCCGTCCACCTACTCGATCCGCATCGCCGGCGTCGAGGCGGGCCGCGGAGTCGCGCCGGCCGGAAAGGTGCTCGCTCTCGGCGACGCCCTCGACGCGTTGCCGGGAACGGCGACGGTCGAACCGGTCTTCGGCCTGGCCGGCAAGTGGGTGCCGAGCGAGATGCGTCCGCGCGCCGAGATGGCCGGCGCCACCGTGATCGACAGGGTGTCGGTGCTCGTCACGCACCTGTCCTCGGTGATCTCTGGCAACGCCGCCCGCCTGCTCACCCGCGAAGACGTGCGGGTGCTCACGGATGGCGTGCGCCAGGTGAGCCCGTCGGCCGTCGACGACCTCATTCCGGGCCTGCTCTCGCTCGCCGAGGTGCAACGGGTGCTGCAGGGGCTGCTCGGGGAGCAGATCCCGATCAACGACCTGCCGCGCATCTACGAGGCCCTGTCGGTGCGGGCCAAGGTCTCCACCGACGCCGAAGGCCTGATCGAAGCGGCCCGCCAGGCCCTCGGGCCCGCGCTCACGGCACTGTACCTCGACGGGGCGGTGCTGCGGGTGATCATGATCGAACCCGGCCTCGAGCAGCGCATGCTCGAGGGCATGCGGCCCGCGGAGCAGGGCAGTCAGATCCTGCTCGACCCGGTCACGATCGACGCCATCCTCGGTTCGCTGCGCGGCGCCATCGCCACGGTCGAGGCGGCCGGCCTGACTGCTGTGCTGGTTTGCGCTCCTACGCTCCGCCCGGCGATCCGCCGCCTGGTGTCTGCGCAGTCCGGCGGGGTGCCGGTGTTGTCCTACGACGAGGTCACCTCGGCGCGGGTGGCCATCGAGACCGTGGGGGTGGTACGTGGAAGCGAAACGATTTCGGCTTGA
- a CDS encoding carbon storage regulator, whose amino-acid sequence MLVLTRKQGEKILIGDDIVITVLEVRGDSIRLGVDAPGVSRSSGPRS is encoded by the coding sequence ATGCTGGTTCTGACGCGCAAACAGGGGGAGAAGATCCTCATCGGTGACGACATCGTCATCACCGTGCTCGAGGTTCGCGGCGACAGCATCCGCCTCGGCGTCGACGCCCCCGGGGTATCTCGATCCAGCGGGCCGAGATCTTGA
- a CDS encoding glycosidase, which yields MRTATTFPYTLTRMGVIMTPEPGNELEAEGVLNPATGHGPDGTLYLLPRLVATGNVSRVGLARVIIENGVPTGVEREGVVLAPDRGWERGANNAGVEDPRVTYVPRLGLHVMTYVAYGPLGPRTAVAISDDLREWRRLGPALFAYDDDLDMDLNLFHNKDTVFFPEPVTAPDGVESFAVLHRPMWDLGETRPGEGIRVPAGVTDQRQSIWISYIPVAEVLADVSALTMWRGHRFLAGPEYAFEELKIGGGPAPLRVPEGWLLLHHGVTGVITSAFDQQQKVNYAAGAMILDADDPTIVLDRTTEPLLKAETADETSGIVPNVVFPTAIEEIEGQLYVFYGMADSKIGVARLDRRAAE from the coding sequence ATGCGCACCGCGACAACATTCCCGTACACCCTCACCCGGATGGGCGTCATCATGACGCCGGAGCCCGGCAACGAGCTAGAGGCCGAGGGGGTGCTCAACCCGGCCACCGGCCACGGTCCAGACGGCACCCTGTACCTGCTCCCCCGCCTCGTCGCCACCGGCAACGTCTCCAGGGTGGGCCTTGCCCGGGTGATCATCGAGAACGGCGTGCCGACGGGCGTCGAGCGTGAGGGCGTCGTGCTCGCCCCCGACCGCGGCTGGGAACGCGGCGCCAACAACGCCGGCGTCGAAGACCCGCGGGTGACCTACGTGCCGCGCCTCGGCCTGCACGTGATGACCTATGTGGCCTACGGGCCGCTCGGGCCGCGCACCGCCGTCGCGATCTCCGACGACCTGCGCGAATGGCGCCGCCTCGGCCCCGCCCTGTTCGCCTACGACGACGACCTCGACATGGACCTCAACCTGTTCCACAACAAGGACACGGTCTTCTTCCCCGAGCCGGTCACCGCGCCGGACGGTGTGGAGAGCTTCGCCGTGCTGCACCGGCCCATGTGGGACCTGGGCGAGACCCGGCCGGGCGAGGGCATCCGCGTGCCCGCCGGCGTCACCGACCAGCGGCAGAGTATCTGGATCAGCTACATCCCGGTGGCCGAGGTGCTGGCGGATGTCTCCGCGCTCACGATGTGGCGCGGGCACCGGTTCCTGGCCGGACCCGAGTACGCCTTCGAGGAGCTCAAGATCGGCGGCGGCCCGGCTCCCCTGCGGGTGCCGGAGGGCTGGCTGCTGCTGCACCACGGCGTCACCGGGGTCATCACGAGCGCCTTCGACCAGCAGCAGAAGGTGAACTACGCCGCCGGCGCGATGATCCTCGACGCCGACGACCCCACCATCGTGCTGGACCGCACCACCGAACCGCTGCTCAAGGCCGAGACGGCCGACGAAACCAGCGGCATCGTGCCCAACGTGGTGTTCCCCACCGCGATCGAGGAGATCGAGGGACAGCTGTACGTCTTCTACGGCATGGCCGACTCGAAGATCGGCGTGGCCAGGCTCGACCGCCGCGCGGCCGAATAG
- a CDS encoding carbohydrate ABC transporter permease, which yields MSRGQNILRGVVLLVGALVFLFPFYYMVIGSLQTKPDPTIAGAFPNPANLTLDNYADINGRINLLQGLLNSGIFTGGVILCTVVFGVLVGYALAQLQWRGRGVTFALALLVQVVPFQLLMIPLYVMIARDYGLADNYLGMILPFAINSTAVIIFRQYFLQIPRELFDAARIDGAGELRILRRIALPLVRPALLTVVLLTFIGPWNEFLWPFLITKEASLQPLAVSLANYLSNVAATAANPFGAILAGACVLAGPAVLLFILFQRHFVSSNIGSGVKG from the coding sequence ATGAGCCGCGGGCAGAACATCCTGCGCGGCGTCGTGCTGCTCGTCGGTGCCCTGGTCTTCCTGTTCCCGTTCTACTACATGGTCATCGGCTCGTTGCAGACCAAGCCGGACCCGACCATCGCGGGAGCCTTCCCCAACCCGGCGAACCTGACCCTCGACAACTACGCCGACATCAACGGCCGGATCAACCTGCTGCAGGGGTTGCTCAACTCGGGCATCTTCACCGGCGGCGTGATCCTCTGCACCGTCGTGTTCGGCGTGCTGGTGGGTTACGCCCTCGCCCAGCTGCAGTGGCGCGGCCGCGGGGTCACCTTCGCGCTGGCCCTGCTGGTGCAGGTGGTGCCGTTCCAGCTGCTGATGATCCCGCTCTACGTCATGATCGCCAGGGACTACGGCCTCGCCGACAACTACCTGGGCATGATCCTGCCGTTCGCCATCAACTCGACGGCGGTCATCATCTTCCGGCAGTACTTCCTGCAGATCCCCCGCGAGCTGTTCGACGCCGCCCGCATCGACGGCGCCGGAGAACTGCGCATCCTGCGCCGGATCGCGCTGCCGCTGGTGCGGCCCGCGCTGCTCACCGTGGTGCTGCTGACCTTCATCGGCCCGTGGAACGAGTTCCTCTGGCCGTTCCTGATCACCAAGGAGGCGTCGCTGCAACCGCTCGCGGTCTCACTGGCGAACTACCTCAGCAACGTGGCCGCCACGGCGGCCAACCCCTTCGGAGCCATCCTGGCCGGCGCCTGCGTTCTGGCCGGCCCTGCTGTGCTCCTGTTCATCCTGTTCCAGCGTCACTTCGTCTCGAGCAACATCGGCTCGGGCGTGAAAGGTTAG
- a CDS encoding sugar ABC transporter permease, with product MSTLTSNRRPAARPSTPGGGDARPRRKRQLLGKNPFGLLLSAPYLIFVLAVFAYPLVFAFWMSFHDYFFAAPGAQVDRPFVGLANFQEVLSDPAVIRSFGNVGIFLLINVPLTVVLSLVLASALNKAVRFRTFLRVSYYVPYVTASVAVVGVWIFLFSGNGLVNQILGPLAPDPAWLINEQWAMPTIAIFVTWKGLGFFILLYLAALQNVSEELYEAAATDGAGKIRSFFSVTVPGVRPATVLVLLLSTVTGANLFTEPYLLTGGGGPNGASSSPVLIMYQRGIEQGSPDTAAAIGVILVIGVLILAFIQRKLAGGDES from the coding sequence ATGTCCACCCTCACCTCGAACAGGCGCCCTGCCGCCAGGCCCTCGACGCCTGGCGGCGGGGACGCCCGCCCGCGCCGGAAGCGCCAGCTGCTGGGCAAGAACCCGTTCGGGCTCCTGCTCAGCGCTCCCTACCTGATCTTCGTCCTCGCGGTCTTCGCCTACCCCCTGGTGTTCGCGTTCTGGATGTCGTTCCACGACTACTTCTTCGCCGCCCCCGGCGCCCAGGTCGACCGGCCCTTCGTCGGGCTGGCCAACTTCCAGGAGGTACTGAGCGATCCCGCCGTCATCCGCTCGTTCGGCAATGTGGGCATCTTCCTGCTCATCAATGTGCCGCTCACCGTGGTGCTGTCGCTCGTGCTGGCCAGCGCCCTGAACAAGGCGGTGCGCTTCCGCACCTTCCTGCGGGTGTCGTACTACGTGCCGTACGTCACGGCATCCGTGGCCGTCGTCGGAGTGTGGATCTTCCTGTTCAGCGGCAACGGCCTGGTCAACCAGATCCTGGGGCCGCTGGCGCCGGACCCGGCCTGGTTGATCAACGAGCAGTGGGCGATGCCCACCATCGCGATCTTCGTCACCTGGAAGGGCCTGGGATTCTTCATCCTGCTGTACCTGGCGGCCCTGCAGAACGTGTCGGAGGAGCTTTATGAAGCAGCGGCGACGGATGGTGCGGGCAAGATCCGCAGCTTCTTCTCCGTGACGGTGCCGGGAGTGCGCCCGGCGACAGTGCTCGTGCTGCTGCTCTCGACCGTCACCGGCGCCAACCTCTTCACCGAGCCCTACCTGCTCACCGGCGGCGGCGGCCCGAACGGCGCCTCCTCCTCCCCCGTGCTGATCATGTACCAGCGCGGCATCGAGCAGGGCTCGCCGGACACGGCGGCCGCGATCGGGGTCATCCTCGTGATCGGCGTCCTGATCCTCGCGTTCATCCAGCGCAAGTTGGCCGGGGGTGACGAGTCATGA
- a CDS encoding extracellular solute-binding protein, translated as MSSRSRMQINTRKNRRLLAAAATSAAMIVTLGACSSGGSAGGAESRGDITIWYSNNETEIAWGKQMVSAWNADHPDEQVKAQEIPAGKSSEEVIGAAITAGNAPCLVFNTAPVAVPQFQKQGGLVDLSSFEDGAAYIEERTGEASSQYQDADGAYYQMPWKSNPVMIFYNKDMFTAAGLDPENPQLATYDEFLATSRTLVESGAAPNAIYPAPTSQFFQSWFDFYPLYAAETGGSQLIEDGESTFNDADGAAVAEFWKTLYSEGLAGKEQYQGDSFADGQAAMSIVGPWAVSVYKDAVNWGAVPVPTSAGTPAEDTYTFSDAKNVGMFTACENQATAWDVLKFATSEEQDGQLLELTGQMPLRADLTTVYPDYFAANPAYEQFGDQASRTVEVPNVANSVAAWQAFRDAYTKAVITGDGDVAGSLDDAAAKINDLIAQP; from the coding sequence ATGTCCAGCCGTAGTCGCATGCAGATCAACACCCGAAAGAACAGGCGGCTCCTCGCCGCCGCCGCCACCTCCGCCGCCATGATCGTCACCCTCGGCGCCTGCTCCAGCGGGGGCAGTGCCGGAGGCGCAGAATCCCGCGGTGACATCACCATCTGGTACTCCAACAACGAGACCGAGATCGCCTGGGGCAAGCAGATGGTCTCCGCCTGGAACGCCGACCACCCGGACGAGCAGGTCAAGGCCCAGGAGATCCCGGCCGGCAAGAGCAGCGAAGAGGTCATCGGTGCCGCCATCACGGCAGGCAACGCACCCTGCCTGGTCTTCAACACCGCCCCGGTGGCCGTCCCGCAGTTCCAGAAGCAGGGCGGCCTGGTCGACCTCAGCAGCTTCGAGGACGGCGCCGCCTACATCGAGGAACGCACCGGCGAGGCCTCCTCGCAGTACCAGGATGCCGATGGGGCGTATTACCAGATGCCCTGGAAATCCAACCCCGTGATGATCTTCTACAACAAGGACATGTTCACCGCCGCCGGGCTCGACCCGGAGAACCCGCAGCTGGCCACCTACGATGAGTTCCTCGCCACCTCCCGCACCCTGGTGGAGAGCGGCGCGGCGCCGAACGCCATCTACCCGGCCCCGACCAGTCAGTTCTTCCAGAGCTGGTTCGACTTCTACCCGCTGTACGCGGCCGAGACCGGCGGCAGCCAGCTGATCGAAGACGGCGAGTCCACCTTCAACGACGCCGACGGCGCCGCAGTGGCCGAGTTCTGGAAGACCCTCTACTCCGAGGGGCTCGCCGGCAAGGAGCAGTACCAGGGCGACTCGTTCGCTGACGGCCAGGCCGCCATGTCGATCGTCGGCCCGTGGGCCGTGTCGGTCTACAAGGATGCCGTGAACTGGGGCGCGGTTCCCGTTCCCACCAGCGCCGGCACGCCGGCCGAGGACACCTACACCTTCAGCGACGCCAAGAACGTGGGAATGTTCACGGCCTGCGAGAACCAGGCAACGGCCTGGGACGTGCTGAAATTCGCCACCAGTGAGGAGCAGGACGGCCAGCTGCTCGAGCTGACCGGCCAGATGCCGCTCCGCGCCGACCTCACCACCGTGTACCCGGACTACTTCGCTGCCAACCCGGCCTACGAGCAGTTCGGTGACCAGGCCTCGCGCACCGTCGAGGTGCCCAACGTGGCCAACTCGGTCGCCGCATGGCAGGCCTTCAGGGACGCGTACACCAAGGCCGTCATCACCGGTGACGGCGACGTCGCCGGCTCCCTGGACGACGCGGCCGCCAAGATCAACGACCTGATCGCGCAGCCGTAG
- a CDS encoding LacI family DNA-binding transcriptional regulator — protein MDLPESATTEPTTRDPTKVTIADVAKAAGVSKGLVSFALNDRPGVSAETRTRILQIAQTLGWTPSLRARSLSSKRSFALGLVIARDPEVLGSDPFFTSFIAGVETILAPEGLALVLSVVPDEPTELHTYRTLVTDGRVDGVFLSDLRRDDARIPCLAELGLPTVTLGRPDQPSPFPSVSIDDTHGITESVRHLVGLGHRRIAHVAGSAAMLHGSRRRDAFTLAMRSAGLGDGQVVETDFSIADGADATRRLLRQSEPPTAIVFASDPMAIAGIGVAQELGVRVPEDVSITGFDDIEFARYVYPALTTVGATPMVWGRAAATTLLGLIRTGSADDVELPAARLIVRGSASTPAPR, from the coding sequence ATGGATCTGCCCGAGAGTGCGACCACGGAACCGACCACGAGGGACCCGACCAAGGTGACCATCGCGGATGTGGCCAAGGCGGCCGGGGTGAGCAAGGGGCTGGTCTCCTTCGCGCTCAACGACCGGCCGGGGGTTTCCGCCGAAACGCGCACGCGCATCCTGCAGATCGCCCAGACCCTGGGCTGGACACCGTCGCTACGGGCCAGGTCGCTCTCGTCGAAGCGCTCGTTCGCGCTCGGCCTCGTCATCGCCCGCGATCCAGAGGTGCTCGGGTCCGACCCGTTCTTCACCTCGTTCATCGCCGGCGTCGAGACGATCCTCGCCCCGGAGGGCCTGGCGCTGGTGCTCAGCGTCGTGCCGGACGAGCCGACAGAGCTGCACACCTACCGAACCCTGGTCACCGACGGCCGCGTCGACGGGGTCTTCCTCAGCGACCTGCGCCGCGACGACGCGCGCATCCCCTGCCTGGCCGAACTCGGCCTGCCGACCGTCACCCTCGGCCGCCCCGACCAGCCCAGCCCGTTCCCGTCGGTGTCGATCGACGACACCCATGGCATCACCGAATCGGTGCGCCACCTGGTCGGACTCGGCCACCGGCGGATCGCCCACGTGGCCGGCAGCGCCGCCATGCTGCACGGCAGCCGACGGCGTGACGCCTTCACTCTCGCCATGCGCTCGGCCGGGCTCGGCGACGGCCAGGTAGTGGAGACAGACTTCTCGATCGCCGACGGCGCCGACGCCACCCGGCGCCTCTTGCGCCAGAGCGAACCGCCCACCGCCATCGTCTTCGCGAGCGACCCCATGGCCATCGCCGGCATCGGGGTGGCCCAGGAACTCGGCGTGCGGGTGCCTGAGGACGTCTCGATCACGGGATTCGACGACATCGAATTCGCCAGGTACGTCTACCCGGCGCTGACCACCGTCGGCGCCACCCCCATGGTCTGGGGCCGCGCCGCCGCGACCACCCTGCTCGGGCTCATCCGGACCGGGAGCGCCGACGACGTCGAGCTGCCCGCCGCCCGGCTGATCGTTCGGGGCTCGGCGTCCACCCCGGCGCCGCGCTGA